One genomic region from Solwaraspora sp. WMMD792 encodes:
- a CDS encoding helix-turn-helix domain-containing protein has protein sequence MEQERRAMASSAELAAYLNVSRRTVETWAVRGTGPRYARIGRHRRYRWADVDEWLTQRTSVGAA, from the coding sequence ATGGAGCAAGAACGGCGCGCGATGGCCAGCTCCGCTGAGCTGGCCGCGTACCTGAACGTCTCGCGGCGCACCGTCGAGACTTGGGCAGTGCGGGGCACCGGGCCGCGCTACGCCCGGATTGGTCGGCACCGCCGCTACCGCTGGGCGGACGTCGACGAGTGGCTGACGCAGCGCACTTCGGTCGGTGCGGCGTGA
- a CDS encoding AlpA family phage regulatory protein, whose product MKPTGPTLDEIRRWPATVSVELAAAAFGISRAHAYESIKASTFPARSLKVGRRTVVLTASILAALDPPALRETA is encoded by the coding sequence GTGAAGCCGACCGGGCCGACCCTCGACGAGATCCGGCGCTGGCCGGCAACCGTCAGCGTCGAGCTGGCGGCGGCGGCGTTCGGGATCTCCCGCGCGCACGCCTACGAGTCGATCAAGGCCAGCACGTTCCCGGCCCGGTCGCTGAAGGTCGGCCGGCGGACCGTCGTGCTGACGGCCTCGATCCTCGCTGCGCTCGACCCGCCCGCACTGCGTGAGACGGCGTGA